In Gimesia panareensis, the genomic window CCCGATATCGATGCGACTGCAGTCTGTGGTTATTTCGGCCCCCGGGAACAGCTCTGGCAGGAACCCGCGGATCGGAATGTCTTTGGCCAGCTCAACCTTCTGGGCGATGCGGAAATCGCCAGCCTCGTCGCTCCCCGGACGCTGATCATTGAAAACGGTGCTTATCCCAGGTATGGCTATCGGACAACAGCTGACGGGAAACTGGAAGTCATTGACGATCATTATCCCAAGCTGAAAGGCAAGCCCGGAAAGCTCCTGGTCCCCGATAAAGAAGAAGTACGCCAGGAGTTCACACAGGCGCAAGAATTTGTATCTGGTCTGAAACCAGAGGCACCCAACCTGGCATTAATTGAAACCGAGGACGCTGTCTCCAGCAAGACTCGTAAGGCATTCATCACCAGTCTGGATCCTGAGGCCACGCTTGCCACGACTGTAAAACCGCTCAAATTAAAGTCTACCGCGCATGCAGTCGCGCGGCATGCTGCACAATTGGCAGAAATCGAACGGCACAATCAGCGGCTGTTACAACTGGCCTATGAATCACGCATTGAGTTCATGAAAAATCTCAAAACCGGTTCGCTTCCAGAATTTGAAAAAACAGTGGAGCCTTACCGGGAGATCTTTAAGAAAGATGTCGTAGGGGAATTCGCTCTGAAACTCCTGCCCGCCAACACCCGAACGCGCAAATATCAGGAAGGTCCCAAAACGGTCAGCTACCAGGTGGAAATGGACGTCTTTCCCGATGTGACCGCGTATGGAATTCTCACGCTTCCCAAAGACATGAAACTGGACGGCTCTGAAAAACGGCCGGTCGTCGTCACCCAGCATGGCCTGGAAGGGCGTCCCCGGCACACCGTGGGAGAAGAAAAGTACCGGGCTTATAAATCATTTTCCACACATCTGGCAGAGCGGGGCTTTATCACATTTGCTCCGCAGAATCCGTACATCTTGTTCGATCGATTTCGGACATTGCAGTTCAAGTCACAATCGATCGGTCGTACGCTATTTTCAATTGCGGTTCCGCAACATCAGCAGTTGACCGACTGGCTCAAAACACTTCCCTTCGTCGATGGTAAGCGGATTAGCTTTTACGGGATATCGTATGGGGGCAAGTCCGCAATGCGGATTCCGCCGTTGGTAGACAATTATGCCTTATCAATCTGCTCGGCTGATTTCGGTGAGTGGGTCTGGAAAAACGCAGCCACCGATCAGCGTTCCCTGCGGTACAGCTACGCCAACAAAGGGGAATATGAAATCTTCGAATGGAACCTGGGAGGAACCTTTAACTACGCCGAGATGGCCGCGCTCATCTGCCCGCGGCCCTTTATGGTCGAACGGGGGCACTTTGACGGCGTCGAACCGGACGACCGGGTTGCGCAGGAATATGCCAAGGTGCGGTTCCTCTATCAGGCACAGTTGGGAATTGGAAACCGAACTACGATCGAATGGATCAAAGGCCCGCATGCCATTCATGAGCAGGGGGCCTACGATTTTCTGCACCAGCATCTGAACTGGCCTGTACCTGCGGAATAACACCAGTCAGAAGACTTGGGTCATCTAAAGTTATGGTTGTTGAGCAGAACTCTGTTTCAGCAGGTCTGTGACATGCAGCAGGATGGCGGGATCTGCTTTTACTGCTGCAGATTCGAGCAGCATTTTTTGCAGAACCGGTGTGAGTTTACCATGCTGGTCCCGAAAGTTAGCAATCAGTTTCGTTGCTGTCGCACGTGGGGAACTGTATTTTGCATCACCGTCCACATCCAGGAAGATCGGATTAGTGATGGCCTGCGAGGCTTTGCCGTAGGTGGTCCAGCCGGGAAGGGTAATGCCATCACCCACGACAAATGCCACGACATATGCGTCGTGAGGAGGCCGATCAATCGAAAACTCAAGAGTCTCATTTGTCGGCTGATTCGGTACGGTTTTGATTGACTGGTGAGCGACCTGTTTTCCATTGACATAGATCATGGCTTCACGGGGACGGACCCACGAGGGGGAGGCAACCCTCAATAAGGCAGTCAGCTTTGCATCTTGACTTTTACTGTTGTCAGGGAGGGCTTCCGCAGGGACCAGATCACCCATGTGATACTGCCCTTGCAGTTTCAGGTTGGCAAAGATCCCTGCTGCAGCGACAGCCCGACCTTCCGTGAAGGCACGATAGACTTCCCGGGGAACAATCTCAGTGATGTTGTCCGTACTACTTTCAAGATAAGTGCGGGCCTGGCCGACCGGGTTATTGACGGTGTGGGAATCTGTGGCTCCCACTGCGGTCAATTTTAATCCGCGATTCAGCAGTGACATCCAGTCTTCCAGTGCATAGAAAAAATCGGGGATTTTATTTGCCGGCTGGACCACTTCATATCCATTGAAATTAAACGCAGGCCCCTCTCCCCGTTGACCTGTGCTGCGATTAAAACGGAAGCGTCCGAAAGGACCTTCCGGAATACTGGGCCAGTAAGGATGGTTTAGAATGATCACTTCAGCCCCTTTCTTGCGCATGTCGGCGATTAATTCGTCCCAGTTGTCGTTTTTCAGGAACAGGGGGTTTTTCCCTTTGACGCCGCCGGGAACTGCTTTGTCGGGGTCTAAGGGGAACGCAGTAAAATGACCGTTACGCGTGGTGACTTCATCTCCGGAGATGGAATGGAACTGGGTTTCTGTCCCCGTGGGCTTCTGGTAATTCCTGTAATTCGTGATGTGATTGTGATCAGTAGCAACCGCAACTTCAATTCCTTCACCGGCAATCGTAATCATCCGTTCTTCATAAGTTGCATTTCCGTGACCGCTGCCGGGGAGTGTGTGAATATGACTGTCGCAGGCGACGAAGCCTGTGGTGTCGACTTCGCGTGTAATGACAAACGTGTGGTTCTGGGACTGGTGGCTTTGAACGATGATTGGTTGACTGACTGCGCTCCATTCCATGCCGCGCGTGGCGTACAGTGTGTACTTACCCGGGGGCAATTCGAATGCATCGCCTGTTCCCAGTGTATAGAGGATTCCGGGACGAACGGCGGTGGTTAACTTGCGGGCATTATACAGTTTTGCGAGTTGCCCCAGATCATTTACCACTGTAATCCGTGCTGCGACCGGGCGTCCCTCGGGAGTATTCACCTTTACGGTCACGGTTCCCATTTGGAGTGCTTCTCTCAGAGAGCGTGGTTCCAGAACAAAATTGCGTAAGACGGCCGGCTGACCACGCCCCGTAATCGATAATGTGTTCTCACCTGATTTCAAGACATTGGCAGGAATTGCGAAACCGATACGATGAAAGCCATCATGATCTTTGTCCTCGTCGATCTGGGGAGTATGTGCTTCCAGTCGACCGAGCACTTTATCGTTTATGCTAACGTTCCAGTACCCTCCAGAACTCTGTTTGGTCAGCTTCTGGTCGAACAGCAGTGCAAATTCGGTCGGATTGCTCTGAGCGGAAAACGTTTTCTGGTACGTCGTCTTTCCTTGAACTTCGTATGATTCACGGTCGATGATGATCGGTGTTTCGTCAGCTTTCAATGTGTTTATACAGGGTTCGATTCCACAGAGTGTGATCAGGAATAAGAGAGCAAGATGACGCAGGTCCATTTGCTGGACTCCTCTGGTACTGGATGGTAGAAAGCGGGTAGGACAAACGGATAATTTCAAATATCCGTGCAGGGACAATGCGAAGGTCTGATAGAAACTTCATAGATCATTATACTGAATCGGTACTTCAACATCGCAGTGATCGTATATGAATTCCAGATGAACATGCAAAAACTTTATCTCCCGCAGCTGTGACAAGTTTGTATGGGACTGGCTCTCAGTCATGGATCTAGTTACAACTGTGGGAACAGTCTGGTGGAATTCAGGTCCGACTGGAACCTGCTCGGACCTTCATCATCAGAAGTGCAAATGTGAAAACAACTAAGAATCTACCAAAGGTAAATGCACCATGAGATACTACATCCAGCGCACAGGATGCTTTCTGCTCTTCCTTCTCGCCTGTACTCCCGCTCCGATTTACGCTGATGTCAGTCTGCCATCAATTTTCTCAGACAATATGGTGCTGCAGCAGGGGAAACCCATACCAGTTTATGGGACAGCAGCTCCCGCAGAAAAGGTGATTGTCGAGATCGGCGGGCAACAAAAGGAAACGACGGCAGATGCAGCCGGAAAATGGCAAGTGATTCTTGATTCATTGTCCAGGCAGCCTGCGCCGACAACGATGCGGGTTGCTGGTGAAAATGTTGTGCAGATTAAGAATGTCCTGATTGGCGACGTCTGGCTGGCATCCGGGCAGTCGAATATGGAGATGCGTGTCAGGGAGGTCAATAATGCCGCGGAAGAAATCAGGAATGCGAACTATCCGGAGATTCGCTTCTTCATGGTAAAACGCGACATGGCTTCTGCGCCACGCAAAGACACAGCCGGCGAGTGGCTGGTCTGCTCGCCGGAGACCGTTCAATCATTCTCCGCAGTCGCTTACTTCTTTGCCCGGGAGATTCATAACTCCTATGGCATACCGATCGGTGTGATCAATAGTGCCGTTGGTGCCAGTTCCTGCGAAGCCTGGACACCGAGAGAAGTACTGGCCGCTGACAAATCCCTGCCGGCGCCGTCTACTGTTTCGCCAACAGAATACCCGGACTGGAAGACCTATATAGCAGTCCGGAAACAGATCTACGATTCTGCGGCCCATAAAGATCCCGGCATCAAACCTGAGTGTCTTGCCTGGGGAACTCCGGAATATGATGTCTCAGGCTGGAAGGAGATGCGTGTTCCCGGCAACTTTGAAGCCCAGGGATTGAATATCGATGGTGCGGTCTGGTTTCGGACTGAAGTCGATCTGCCTGCCAACTGGGCTGGGAAAGACGCCCAGCTCTATCTGAGCCTGATCACCCAAAATAGCGTGGCGTACGTGAACGGAACAGAAATCGCGCGCACAGAAAACAATGGGCGACAGTATGTATTCCGTACGCACAAGATTCCCGGAAAACTGGTGAAGGCGGGGCGGAACGTCATTGCCGTTCGAATTTTCAATGAAATTGATCAGGGAGGATTTTATCCCAGTTACCCGGCACCTCTGAAAGTATATCAGCAGGGGGCAGGCGAGGTGATGCTTCCCAAAGTCTGGAAGTACAAAGTGGAACTTGGCCTGGAACCTGCAAAGATGTCCCGGCGTCTCCCCTTTGGTTATAAGGTGCCGTCAGCGCTCTACAATGCCATGATTGCGCCATATACTAAGTATCCCATCCGAGGGTTTCTCTGGTATCAGGGTGAATCAAATGCGGGTCGGGCGGAGCAGCACACGCTCCTGTTCCCTGCCATGATCAGATCGTGGCGCAAACTCTGGGGCGATGACTCTCTCCCCTTTTATTTTGTCCAACTGGCCAGCTATCAGAAACGCGAGACTGAACCCGGCGAGGGAGGCTGGGCATGGATCCGGGAATCACAGGCCAAGACGCTGGATCTCCCCCACACTGGTATGGCAGTTACGATTGACATTGGCGATGCTACCAACGTCCACCCTAAAAATAAGCAGGATGTCGGCAAACGCCTGGCACTGTGGGCGAAGCGTGACTGTTATGGAGACACCGACACTGTCGTTTCAGGGCCTCAATTCTACTCGGCGACTGTGGAAGGTGACCGGATCAGGATCAAATTCAAGCACCCTGGTGGAGGTTTGAAATCGAAGGGTGAAGAAATGAAAGGTTTCGCGGTTGCAGGCCCTGATAAGGTCTTTCGCTGGGCAAAGGCGAAGATTGATGGGGACAGTGTCCTGGTCTGGAATGAGAGTATTCCCAAACCTGCGTTTGTCCGGTATGCGTGGGCGACGAACCCGGAATGCTCTCTCTATAACGCTGCCGGCTTGCCTGCAGTCCCGTTCCGAACGGATAAATAATCCCATTGAACAAATAATAAAAGTCTGAAATAGCTACCACTATCGAGAAAATCATGAATCGTAAAATTCAAATCCTTACCATTACACTCATCTCCTGGCTGCTCGCGTCACCGCTGGCTGCGGAGCTCACACGCTTTGAAATTACAACACGCGAACCATTTGCCGACGGTCAGAAATATGGAACCGTCGGAGAGTACGAACGGATTAAGGGCCGCGTGTATTATGCACTCGATCCCAAACTGCCGCAGAATCAGAACGTCGTCGATCTGAAGCTGGCACCGCGTAATAAAGCGGGCCGCGTGGAACTGGCGGCGGACGTGCTCATCCTGGCACCGAAAGACTTGAGCAAAGGGAACGGGGCGCTGCTGTACGATGTCAATAACCGGGGCAACCTGACTGCCTTGCGGATGTTTAACTTCGCTTCGGGGGGCAACGATCCCCAAACACAGAAACAGGCGGGTGACGGGTTTCTGATGCGAGAGGGCTTCACTTACGTTTCGAGCGGCTGGGACGGAGAACTGCTGCCAGGGAACAATCGACTACGTCTTGCTCCTCCAGCGATTCAGCAGCCAATCACCGGCAAAGTGCGTTGTGAAATCGTGCCGAGCAAGGATACCACGCGGACCGTCGTGAACTGGGGGAACCATGGTTCCTATCGTCCAACGGCTCAGGGACTCCAGCAGGCGACATTGACGCACCGTCTGCTGGCCAGTCATCCGCGCGTGCCGATTCCCTGTTCGGAGTGGAAACTGCATGTCACGGAGATCGACAGCGATTCGCCCACACAACTACCGAAAGTAGAACTGGAATATCCCGCCGGGCTGAAGAAGCTGCAGATCTACGAACTGATTTACGAAGCGCAGGATCCCGTCGTGATGGGAACCGGCTTCACCGCGGTACGCGATCTGGTCTCAGCCCTGAAGCAGGGGACGGGCGACGGCAATCCGTTACTCGTAGAAGGCAAGCCCGTGATCGAACGGGCGCATTCCTTCGGTGTCTCACAAAGCGGGCGTTTTTTACGCGAGATGATGTACTGGGGCTTCAATGAAGACGAAGCGGGCCGCAAGGTCTTTGAGGGAATCATTCCCCACGTATCCGGATCCGGCATGGGATCGTTCAATCATCGCTTTGCCCAGCCCACGCGGCATGCGGGGCAGCATGACCATCATGATTACCCGCCGGACCGTTTCCCCTTTGCTTACACTGCCCAGAAAGATCCCCTGTCAGGTCTGAATGAGGGAATTCTGACCCTGTCCCAGACCAGCGGCACTGCACCCCTGGTAATGCACACGCAGTCTTCCTCGGAGTACTGGAACCGCAGTGGCTCACTCTCACATACCGACCCCCTCGGTACCACCGATGTCGCGCTGCCCGAGAATGTGCGGTTCTATATCTTCGGTGGGACACAGCATGGTCCGAGCCGTTTCACAACCAGCATTGGCGATGGTCAGACGGCTCCCAATCCCGCCGATTACAAACCGTTCCTGCGTGCCTTGCTGCTCTCACTCGACAACTGGGCGAAAGAGGGAACCGTACCTCCTGCCAGCGTCTATCCGACGATCAGGGAGGGGACGCTCGTCAGCTGGACTCAGAATGCCACCGGGTTTCCACAGATTCCCGGCATTCGCTATCCGGGAGTCATTCAGCAACCCTCTTACCTGGATTTCGGTCCCCGCTGGCAAAAGCAGCGCATCGTCGATCTCCAGCCGCCTCTGCCGCGCGGCGACTACAGGGTTCTCGTCCCCCGATCCGGACCGGACGGCAACGACCTGGGATGTCTGTCGGCTCCCGAGGT contains:
- a CDS encoding dienelactone hydrolase family protein, whose translation is MKRLNLSCILALSLLGSLSLQPNQNQLAAGEAPPWAVLKPAMDQSPLPGTQPLTDQADLSAKMIDGIDRFLLKQIALAAENRSHAWQRDLSSPAAYAKSVMPQKQELMRMLGISDPVISGRFSYVGSAPQSVENQFTIYEVTWPVLDDLSGAGLLLVPTGKIHGDVVAVPEADQTPETLVSSDQPGGNYAQQLARSGFRVLIPTLINRDLNKWNLSQREWLHRPAFELGRTLAGYEVQKIMAGVQQLKQSSDDPARPIGIVGWGEGGRLALYAAALDPDIDATAVCGYFGPREQLWQEPADRNVFGQLNLLGDAEIASLVAPRTLIIENGAYPRYGYRTTADGKLEVIDDHYPKLKGKPGKLLVPDKEEVRQEFTQAQEFVSGLKPEAPNLALIETEDAVSSKTRKAFITSLDPEATLATTVKPLKLKSTAHAVARHAAQLAEIERHNQRLLQLAYESRIEFMKNLKTGSLPEFEKTVEPYREIFKKDVVGEFALKLLPANTRTRKYQEGPKTVSYQVEMDVFPDVTAYGILTLPKDMKLDGSEKRPVVVTQHGLEGRPRHTVGEEKYRAYKSFSTHLAERGFITFAPQNPYILFDRFRTLQFKSQSIGRTLFSIAVPQHQQLTDWLKTLPFVDGKRISFYGISYGGKSAMRIPPLVDNYALSICSADFGEWVWKNAATDQRSLRYSYANKGEYEIFEWNLGGTFNYAEMAALICPRPFMVERGHFDGVEPDDRVAQEYAKVRFLYQAQLGIGNRTTIEWIKGPHAIHEQGAYDFLHQHLNWPVPAE
- a CDS encoding CehA/McbA family metallohydrolase translates to MDLRHLALLFLITLCGIEPCINTLKADETPIIIDRESYEVQGKTTYQKTFSAQSNPTEFALLFDQKLTKQSSGGYWNVSINDKVLGRLEAHTPQIDEDKDHDGFHRIGFAIPANVLKSGENTLSITGRGQPAVLRNFVLEPRSLREALQMGTVTVKVNTPEGRPVAARITVVNDLGQLAKLYNARKLTTAVRPGILYTLGTGDAFELPPGKYTLYATRGMEWSAVSQPIIVQSHQSQNHTFVITREVDTTGFVACDSHIHTLPGSGHGNATYEERMITIAGEGIEVAVATDHNHITNYRNYQKPTGTETQFHSISGDEVTTRNGHFTAFPLDPDKAVPGGVKGKNPLFLKNDNWDELIADMRKKGAEVIILNHPYWPSIPEGPFGRFRFNRSTGQRGEGPAFNFNGYEVVQPANKIPDFFYALEDWMSLLNRGLKLTAVGATDSHTVNNPVGQARTYLESSTDNITEIVPREVYRAFTEGRAVAAAGIFANLKLQGQYHMGDLVPAEALPDNSKSQDAKLTALLRVASPSWVRPREAMIYVNGKQVAHQSIKTVPNQPTNETLEFSIDRPPHDAYVVAFVVGDGITLPGWTTYGKASQAITNPIFLDVDGDAKYSSPRATATKLIANFRDQHGKLTPVLQKMLLESAAVKADPAILLHVTDLLKQSSAQQP
- a CDS encoding sialate O-acetylesterase; translation: MRYYIQRTGCFLLFLLACTPAPIYADVSLPSIFSDNMVLQQGKPIPVYGTAAPAEKVIVEIGGQQKETTADAAGKWQVILDSLSRQPAPTTMRVAGENVVQIKNVLIGDVWLASGQSNMEMRVREVNNAAEEIRNANYPEIRFFMVKRDMASAPRKDTAGEWLVCSPETVQSFSAVAYFFAREIHNSYGIPIGVINSAVGASSCEAWTPREVLAADKSLPAPSTVSPTEYPDWKTYIAVRKQIYDSAAHKDPGIKPECLAWGTPEYDVSGWKEMRVPGNFEAQGLNIDGAVWFRTEVDLPANWAGKDAQLYLSLITQNSVAYVNGTEIARTENNGRQYVFRTHKIPGKLVKAGRNVIAVRIFNEIDQGGFYPSYPAPLKVYQQGAGEVMLPKVWKYKVELGLEPAKMSRRLPFGYKVPSALYNAMIAPYTKYPIRGFLWYQGESNAGRAEQHTLLFPAMIRSWRKLWGDDSLPFYFVQLASYQKRETEPGEGGWAWIRESQAKTLDLPHTGMAVTIDIGDATNVHPKNKQDVGKRLALWAKRDCYGDTDTVVSGPQFYSATVEGDRIRIKFKHPGGGLKSKGEEMKGFAVAGPDKVFRWAKAKIDGDSVLVWNESIPKPAFVRYAWATNPECSLYNAAGLPAVPFRTDK
- a CDS encoding alpha/beta hydrolase domain-containing protein, which produces MNRKIQILTITLISWLLASPLAAELTRFEITTREPFADGQKYGTVGEYERIKGRVYYALDPKLPQNQNVVDLKLAPRNKAGRVELAADVLILAPKDLSKGNGALLYDVNNRGNLTALRMFNFASGGNDPQTQKQAGDGFLMREGFTYVSSGWDGELLPGNNRLRLAPPAIQQPITGKVRCEIVPSKDTTRTVVNWGNHGSYRPTAQGLQQATLTHRLLASHPRVPIPCSEWKLHVTEIDSDSPTQLPKVELEYPAGLKKLQIYELIYEAQDPVVMGTGFTAVRDLVSALKQGTGDGNPLLVEGKPVIERAHSFGVSQSGRFLREMMYWGFNEDEAGRKVFEGIIPHVSGSGMGSFNHRFAQPTRHAGQHDHHDYPPDRFPFAYTAQKDPLSGLNEGILTLSQTSGTAPLVMHTQSSSEYWNRSGSLSHTDPLGTTDVALPENVRFYIFGGTQHGPSRFTTSIGDGQTAPNPADYKPFLRALLLSLDNWAKEGTVPPASVYPTIREGTLVSWTQNATGFPQIPGIRYPGVIQQPSYLDFGPRWQKQRIVDLQPPLPRGDYRVLVPRSGPDGNDLGCLSAPEVAVPVATYASWRLRGENGPAANQLYSLSGSYIPFPLTKAEREQLGDPRPSLEERYGTLEAYLEQLAAQCEAYEKAGYLLQADRERILQTQRDRVAPLFEKINAGAKAGSSEQGN